A stretch of the Candidatus Angelobacter sp. genome encodes the following:
- a CDS encoding PEP-CTERM sorting domain-containing protein gives MKPERPKSIRAVAISAFAGLATTALFGQGLLGDQASGTTGEMIQVFSQIPDNQDAQSFTPSLSAVGFVQFQTFVFQDNNGAGVTFAVNLRQGAYNGPIISSTTPVVLLNRLITQIGTFYFPANVSVTPGQLYFFEPVLLSTGSLDVGYKNPSSYLGGDAWNNGLQDTGDYWFREGIVVPEPSVIALFSLGVAGLFGFRLVGRKS, from the coding sequence ATGAAACCAGAACGGCCCAAATCAATCCGGGCTGTTGCGATTTCTGCGTTCGCAGGACTGGCGACAACAGCTTTGTTTGGACAGGGCTTGCTCGGGGACCAGGCCAGCGGGACCACCGGTGAGATGATCCAAGTATTCTCTCAGATTCCCGACAACCAGGACGCCCAGTCCTTCACCCCGTCGCTTTCCGCCGTTGGCTTCGTCCAATTCCAAACATTTGTCTTCCAAGACAACAACGGAGCGGGTGTCACTTTCGCAGTGAATCTGCGACAGGGTGCCTATAATGGGCCAATTATCAGCAGCACTACACCGGTTGTCTTGCTGAACAGACTCATCACTCAAATCGGCACGTTCTATTTCCCAGCAAATGTTTCGGTGACGCCGGGGCAACTTTATTTCTTCGAGCCAGTCCTTCTGTCCACGGGCAGTCTCGATGTTGGCTATAAGAATCCGTCGAGTTATCTCGGTGGTGACGCCTGGAACAACGGGCTACAGGACACTGGTGACTATTGGTTCCGCGAAGGGATCGTGGTGCCGGAGCCGTCCGTCATTGCTTTGTTCAGCCTGGGGGTAGCAGGTTTGTTCGGCTTCCGATTGGTTGGGAGAAAGTCGTGA